One candidate division KSB1 bacterium genomic region harbors:
- a CDS encoding LytR C-terminal domain-containing protein — translation MNRKLTSSRRRRTSSSKTPSVTWPIRPSLIFIYLLVAVNLVLIFSSAKSIFQKAQIGSIPPSSIKGDQSVLTLEIQNGCGVAGIAKRVETNLAGKPYQVIGTGNADHWNYEHTTLIDLKGTNKAAIERLRKEIGIDKEYVFQVKESGKDQVDARLIIGKDYSSLKIFNAQP, via the coding sequence TTGAATCGCAAGTTGACAAGCAGCAGGCGAAGGCGGACAAGCAGCTCCAAAACGCCTTCCGTTACATGGCCGATTCGGCCGTCACTGATTTTCATCTATCTGTTGGTAGCCGTCAATCTTGTGCTGATTTTTTCGTCTGCAAAGAGCATTTTCCAAAAAGCCCAGATCGGCAGCATTCCTCCCTCCTCGATTAAAGGGGATCAAAGCGTATTGACTTTGGAAATTCAGAACGGCTGCGGTGTTGCCGGGATCGCCAAACGTGTCGAGACGAATTTAGCGGGAAAACCTTATCAGGTTATTGGAACAGGCAACGCAGACCATTGGAATTATGAGCATACCACGTTAATCGATCTCAAAGGAACCAATAAGGCGGCCATCGAGCGGCTTCGCAAAGAGATAGGCATCGACAAAGAATATGTCTTTCAAGTCAAGGAGTCGGGCAAAGATCAGGTCGATGCGCGGCTTATTATCGGCAAGGATTACTCATCGTTAAAAATTTTCAACGCGCAGCCCTAA
- a CDS encoding PorV/PorQ family protein, translated as MKTGRFLLFFTAAASSLFAESSAGTSGFQFLKMQVSARAAGMGGAFVAVPADLHALYYNPAEIAAVENRTAALSYQDDLLDLSSGFIGYVHPRLGIGSAGGYILYRNYGAFKRTDASGQELGEFSANSFVLGGAYALSPVENLRAGATIKYIHSAIDAYTASAAAVDIAASFRIPKHDLTLGVGIFNLGTQLTAFLTEKYPLPLQVRAGFSKRLAHLPLLYAVNFYKYNDSRWLFALGGEFTLTPSLFLRFGYDRYGAEMAVDSSKDTLAGAAVGLGFIWQKYAFDYSFTSLGALGSLNRFTFSGHF; from the coding sequence ATGAAAACCGGGCGTTTTCTGCTTTTCTTCACGGCAGCAGCTTCTTCACTTTTCGCAGAATCCTCAGCCGGAACGTCCGGCTTTCAATTCCTCAAAATGCAGGTAAGCGCGCGGGCTGCGGGAATGGGGGGCGCGTTTGTCGCCGTACCTGCCGATCTTCATGCCCTTTATTACAATCCCGCGGAAATCGCCGCTGTTGAGAATCGCACGGCTGCACTTTCCTACCAGGACGATCTGCTCGACTTGAGCTCCGGATTTATCGGCTATGTCCATCCGCGCCTCGGTATCGGCAGCGCGGGCGGTTATATCCTTTATCGCAATTACGGCGCCTTTAAGCGCACGGATGCATCCGGTCAGGAGCTCGGCGAGTTTTCAGCGAACAGCTTTGTCTTGGGAGGAGCTTATGCGCTGTCGCCGGTCGAAAACCTCCGCGCGGGTGCAACGATCAAATACATCCATTCTGCAATCGACGCTTACACCGCTTCCGCAGCCGCGGTGGACATTGCGGCCTCTTTTCGTATTCCAAAACACGATCTCACTTTGGGAGTAGGCATCTTTAACCTCGGAACGCAGCTGACGGCATTTCTTACAGAGAAATATCCGCTCCCGCTGCAGGTTCGCGCCGGTTTTTCGAAACGGCTGGCGCACTTGCCTCTATTGTATGCAGTCAACTTTTATAAATATAACGACAGCCGATGGCTTTTCGCGCTCGGCGGCGAATTTACGTTGACGCCGTCGCTTTTCCTGCGCTTCGGCTATGACCGTTACGGCGCAGAAATGGCCGTCGATTCTTCCAAGGATACTTTGGCCGGAGCCGCGGTGGGCTTGGGCTTTATTTGGCAAAAATACGCATTTGATTATTCGTTTACCTCTCTGGGAGCTTTGGGCTCTCTTAACCGTTTTACCTTTTCCGGGCATTTTTAA
- a CDS encoding RNA-binding protein → MNLYVGNLSYDVVQTDLEKLFGAIGTVKSAKVIRDQSSGESRGFGFVEMESVEEGKKAIEELNGKEVKGRAIVVNEARPRREDNRGGRQSGGYGGSSYRSGNRSGGYRR, encoded by the coding sequence ATGAATCTTTACGTAGGTAATCTGTCTTATGATGTCGTTCAGACAGACCTCGAAAAATTGTTCGGCGCAATCGGGACGGTCAAATCGGCAAAAGTTATTCGTGATCAAAGCAGCGGCGAATCCCGCGGTTTCGGTTTTGTCGAAATGGAGTCGGTTGAGGAAGGTAAAAAGGCCATTGAGGAGCTGAACGGGAAGGAAGTAAAAGGACGAGCCATCGTCGTTAATGAGGCACGGCCGCGTCGCGAAGATAATCGCGGCGGTCGACAGAGCGGCGGATACGGCGGCAGCAGTTACCGTTCCGGTAATCGCTCAGGCGGCTATCGACGCTAA
- a CDS encoding peptidylprolyl isomerase, which translates to MQIEKHMVVSMHYSLTDSEGNLLDTSEGRPPLQFLCGADQIIAGLENQMLGMQVGEKKSIIVPAVEAYGEYDDELVQEWERSAFTDADQLEEGEVLEFETDDGHVVEGRIAEIDDDTVVIDFNHPLAGEELHFQVEIMDIRPATPEEIAHGHVH; encoded by the coding sequence ATGCAGATTGAAAAGCATATGGTGGTTTCGATGCATTACTCTCTCACCGACAGCGAGGGAAATCTCTTGGACACCTCAGAAGGCCGTCCGCCGCTGCAGTTTTTGTGCGGGGCCGATCAGATCATTGCCGGGTTGGAAAACCAGATGCTCGGCATGCAGGTGGGCGAGAAAAAATCCATTATCGTTCCCGCCGTCGAGGCGTACGGCGAGTACGACGACGAGTTGGTACAGGAATGGGAGCGCAGCGCATTTACGGATGCGGATCAGTTGGAAGAAGGCGAGGTTTTGGAATTCGAGACAGATGACGGTCATGTGGTCGAAGGCCGCATCGCCGAAATCGACGACGATACGGTAGTCATCGATTTTAACCATCCTCTTGCCGGCGAAGAGCTGCATTTTCAAGTCGAAATTATGGACATTCGTCCCGCTACCCCCGAAGAAATTGCGCACGGACATGTTCACTAA
- a CDS encoding zinc dependent phospholipase C family protein, with amino-acid sequence MPDLITHAVSVYPFCKLRHFKRYRLFLLIGVLLPDLLGRPIHILFPRLMPYTLAVHTPVFMIVFILLLAEFFEKGERALVIKFTAAGVLCHFILDMLQRHIGSGYFWFFPFSWKSFEWGLFWPEDSIKWIPLWLILILAAEAVVRIIKGRKIF; translated from the coding sequence ATGCCCGACTTGATTACTCATGCCGTCTCCGTTTATCCTTTCTGCAAATTGCGGCACTTTAAACGCTATCGTCTTTTTTTACTTATAGGCGTGCTGTTGCCGGATTTGCTTGGACGGCCGATCCATATTTTGTTTCCCCGCCTTATGCCCTATACCCTTGCCGTACATACGCCTGTTTTCATGATCGTTTTCATTCTGCTTTTGGCCGAATTTTTTGAGAAAGGCGAGCGGGCTTTGGTGATCAAGTTTACCGCCGCCGGTGTTCTTTGTCATTTCATTTTGGATATGCTTCAACGCCATATCGGCAGCGGCTATTTTTGGTTTTTCCCTTTTTCGTGGAAATCTTTTGAATGGGGCTTGTTTTGGCCGGAAGATTCGATAAAATGGATCCCCTTATGGCTCATTTTAATTCTTGCAGCAGAAGCGGTCGTTCGGATAATAAAGGGAAGAAAAATTTTTTGA
- a CDS encoding inositol monophosphatase, with the protein MNKFKETAIAAARAGGKILLDNLGKLAPNEISGKAQFDFVTRVDKESEQCIIGILREAFPEHSFLAEEMHRDTIGGYRWVVDPLDGTTNYIHGVPIFSVSIALEKDGEPILGVVLDPIRDELFYAEKGAGAWLNGRRIQVSSVSNPEFALLATGFPFRVKHLLEVYQRSFNRLFMQVSGIRRAGSAALDLCYVACGRFDGFWELNLKRWDIAAALVIIREAGGEITDFAGGAEVLETGNTIASNGLLHPWIVQIVKETFEGIVER; encoded by the coding sequence ATGAACAAGTTTAAGGAAACGGCTATAGCGGCGGCCCGCGCCGGCGGCAAGATTCTCCTGGATAATCTGGGTAAACTTGCACCGAACGAAATCAGCGGCAAAGCTCAGTTCGATTTCGTCACTCGCGTCGATAAAGAGTCGGAGCAATGTATTATTGGTATTTTACGGGAAGCGTTCCCCGAACATTCTTTTTTGGCAGAAGAGATGCACCGTGATACTATCGGCGGATACCGCTGGGTCGTCGATCCCCTTGACGGAACAACCAATTACATTCACGGCGTGCCGATTTTTTCGGTTTCGATCGCCCTCGAGAAGGACGGCGAGCCGATCTTGGGCGTCGTTTTGGACCCCATTCGCGACGAGTTGTTTTATGCTGAAAAAGGCGCGGGTGCATGGTTGAACGGCCGGCGAATTCAGGTTTCGTCGGTAAGCAATCCGGAATTTGCCCTGTTGGCAACAGGCTTTCCTTTTCGCGTCAAGCATCTTTTGGAAGTTTATCAGCGCTCTTTTAATCGCTTGTTCATGCAGGTCAGCGGCATACGGCGCGCAGGCTCTGCGGCGCTCGATCTTTGCTACGTTGCCTGCGGTCGATTCGACGGTTTTTGGGAGCTGAATCTTAAACGCTGGGACATCGCCGCAGCCCTGGTTATTATTCGCGAAGCCGGCGGTGAAATTACTGATTTTGCAGGCGGCGCAGAGGTGCTCGAGACCGGCAACACCATCGCTTCAAACGGTTTGCTGCATCCATGGATTGTACAGATTGTCAAGGAAACTTTTGAGGGCATCGTTGAACGTTGA
- a CDS encoding endonuclease MutS2, translating to MSSAELSAFYGLYHTIEFDSILAKVKSLLYSVPAEELLAAVEPLSLPQRSLELTRVTEMRRLLDFYQPPPFETLTDVRPLLKKAQIRGSLLSLHECLDIHRLLFLVRRLADYFHELDSGLDALREIVSRLRPIKALEDEIIRCLDPATLEVRDQASPALTAVRRAIRQAEAAAHRKMEEQLRRLAAEGVLQENIIAVRNGRLVLVVKEEHRRKVKGLVHDRSSTGASFFIEPLEVVEDNNRIRELYAEEEREIEKVLRALTDEIRRHLPNLEESLAAFSELDFIHAKAVFSQKIGGCAPELCEEPMIRLRKARHPLLLLRLGINQIVPLDVDLDEERRILIISGPNAGGKTVALKTIGLLALMTLCGFHIPAAQTSCIGEFGEIRAAIGDEQSLENDLSTFSSHVQKLNELAQAKPKSLLLVDEIGVGTDPEEGAALATAFLEKFAENRCLAVVTTHYGALKAFGHQAPYALNASMEFDAETLQPTFHFRSGIPGSSYAFEIAKRYGVPNDLIERARSLVGAQKSRLEELILELDQKVQQYKKLVREADLRETEYRGLLKLYEEKNKNLERELKAVKRRAAEEAEAILTDANRLVEQTIREIRESQAEKQTVQAVRAKMKEQLERVRKIKEETQPAEMVEAAPAEPLAEGSLVIWKQTGASGRIISAPDKKNRVIVQFDGGVKATLPLNELVKGKSRSITAQPTRVFVYEEKPFKPEIDLRGLSGEEAVEQTAKFIDEALVRGLGQISVIHGKGTGKLRKTIADFLRSHPQVVEFRLGNWNEGGDGVTVVYFTERPKEMERIDEQV from the coding sequence ATGAGTTCTGCAGAATTATCCGCATTTTACGGTCTTTACCATACCATCGAATTCGACTCTATTCTGGCTAAGGTCAAATCGCTGCTTTACTCGGTTCCAGCCGAAGAGCTGCTTGCTGCGGTCGAGCCGTTGTCCTTACCCCAGCGGTCGCTCGAGCTGACGCGCGTTACCGAAATGCGCCGCCTGCTCGACTTTTACCAGCCGCCGCCCTTTGAAACGCTGACGGATGTACGGCCGTTGCTCAAAAAGGCGCAAATTCGCGGCAGCCTGCTGTCTCTGCACGAATGCCTGGACATCCATCGCCTGCTCTTTCTTGTTCGCCGTTTAGCCGACTATTTTCATGAACTCGACTCCGGTTTGGATGCCCTGCGCGAAATCGTCTCGCGGTTGCGTCCAATAAAAGCATTGGAGGATGAAATCATCCGCTGCTTGGATCCGGCGACATTGGAGGTTCGGGATCAAGCCTCACCGGCTTTGACGGCGGTGCGCAGGGCGATTCGTCAGGCTGAAGCCGCCGCCCATCGCAAAATGGAGGAGCAGCTGCGCCGACTTGCCGCAGAAGGAGTTCTGCAGGAAAACATTATTGCCGTCCGCAACGGCAGATTGGTCCTGGTGGTGAAAGAAGAGCATCGCCGCAAGGTCAAAGGCTTGGTTCACGATCGCTCTTCGACCGGTGCAAGCTTTTTTATCGAGCCGCTTGAGGTGGTGGAGGACAATAACCGCATTCGCGAACTCTATGCCGAAGAAGAACGCGAGATCGAAAAAGTGCTGCGGGCTTTGACCGATGAGATCCGCCGACACCTGCCGAACCTCGAGGAAAGTCTTGCTGCCTTTTCAGAGCTCGACTTTATCCATGCCAAGGCGGTTTTTTCACAGAAAATCGGCGGCTGCGCGCCGGAGCTTTGCGAAGAACCGATGATTCGCCTCCGTAAGGCGCGTCATCCTCTGCTGCTGTTGAGGCTGGGAATTAACCAAATCGTTCCCTTGGATGTTGATTTGGATGAAGAACGCAGAATCCTCATCATCAGCGGTCCGAACGCCGGCGGCAAAACCGTAGCCTTAAAGACGATCGGCCTCCTCGCCCTGATGACCCTGTGCGGCTTTCACATTCCCGCTGCACAGACTTCCTGCATCGGCGAGTTTGGTGAGATTCGCGCCGCCATCGGCGACGAGCAATCCCTGGAAAACGATTTGTCGACTTTTTCGTCCCACGTGCAGAAGCTGAACGAGCTTGCTCAGGCCAAACCGAAGAGCCTGCTGCTTGTCGACGAAATAGGCGTCGGTACCGATCCCGAGGAAGGGGCGGCTCTGGCTACGGCCTTTCTGGAAAAGTTTGCCGAAAACCGTTGTTTGGCAGTCGTTACGACTCATTACGGCGCCCTCAAAGCCTTCGGGCATCAGGCACCCTATGCGCTCAACGCATCGATGGAGTTCGATGCCGAAACGCTGCAGCCGACCTTTCATTTTCGCAGCGGCATTCCCGGGTCGAGTTACGCCTTTGAGATCGCCAAACGTTACGGCGTGCCGAACGACCTCATCGAGCGAGCCCGAAGCCTCGTAGGCGCGCAAAAAAGTCGGCTCGAAGAACTGATTCTCGAACTGGATCAAAAAGTTCAGCAATATAAAAAGCTGGTTAGGGAGGCTGATCTGCGGGAGACCGAGTATCGCGGCCTGCTGAAGCTTTATGAAGAAAAGAACAAGAATCTGGAGAGGGAGCTCAAAGCTGTAAAACGCCGCGCTGCCGAAGAGGCGGAAGCCATATTGACGGATGCCAATCGGTTGGTTGAGCAAACCATACGTGAAATCCGTGAATCTCAGGCCGAAAAGCAGACGGTTCAGGCTGTGCGCGCAAAAATGAAGGAGCAGCTCGAACGGGTGAGAAAGATCAAGGAAGAGACGCAGCCTGCGGAAATGGTCGAGGCTGCGCCCGCTGAGCCGCTTGCCGAGGGCAGCCTGGTGATATGGAAGCAGACAGGGGCTTCGGGCCGCATTATTTCGGCGCCCGATAAAAAGAACCGCGTCATTGTGCAGTTTGACGGCGGCGTCAAGGCGACGCTGCCTTTGAACGAGTTGGTCAAAGGAAAAAGCAGATCGATTACCGCACAACCGACGCGCGTCTTCGTTTACGAGGAAAAGCCGTTCAAGCCGGAGATCGATTTGCGCGGCCTGAGCGGGGAAGAGGCTGTGGAGCAGACGGCCAAGTTTATCGACGAAGCGTTGGTGCGCGGCCTCGGGCAGATCAGCGTCATCCACGGCAAAGGCACCGGCAAGCTGCGCAAGACCATTGCCGACTTTTTACGGTCCCATCCGCAGGTGGTCGAATTCCGTTTGGGCAATTGGAACGAAGGCGGTGACGGTGTGACCGTCGTCTATTTTACCGAAAGACCAAAGGAGATGGAACGAATCGATGAACAAGTTTAA
- a CDS encoding CvpA family protein, translated as MVIDILILLVVFTFAMRSYATGLRGELLGVTGWFMTFLLAFVLNDRFAEALESIIRKNAFSTISNYFSFLFLVVFLRLVITMTALAATENGKPKGGLLFNTVAVIAGMFRGLFFLSVFFLAVYLSPMQPKMNAMAQGSRLYPYAKEFSRKVVKGVVRYVPSLDEAMKQLTNSRDAIRKVDLTP; from the coding sequence ATGGTGATCGACATCCTAATTCTTCTTGTGGTTTTTACCTTTGCCATGCGCAGTTATGCAACCGGATTACGGGGTGAATTGCTCGGTGTGACCGGTTGGTTTATGACTTTTCTTCTGGCATTCGTTCTGAATGACCGCTTTGCCGAAGCCTTGGAAAGCATCATCCGCAAGAACGCCTTCTCGACCATCAGCAACTATTTTTCCTTTCTCTTTCTGGTTGTCTTTCTGCGATTGGTGATCACCATGACGGCTCTCGCTGCAACCGAGAACGGCAAACCCAAAGGCGGTCTGCTGTTCAATACCGTCGCTGTTATTGCCGGCATGTTTCGCGGCTTGTTCTTTCTGAGCGTCTTTTTTCTTGCCGTCTACCTTTCTCCCATGCAGCCCAAAATGAACGCCATGGCTCAGGGTTCCAGACTCTACCCTTATGCCAAAGAGTTCTCACGTAAGGTTGTCAAAGGAGTTGTCCGGTACGTCCCAAGTCTCGATGAGGCTATGAAGCAGTTGACCAACAGTCGAGATGCCATCCGCAAAGTCGATCTCACTCCATGA
- a CDS encoding GatB/YqeY domain-containing protein, whose translation MSLFDQLTEDMKAAMKAGDKDRLSAIRLLRGALKNEAIDKRRDLTAEEEIAVLAAAAKKRQESIDAYRQAGREDLAQKEEQELALIRSYLPKQLSREELLNIIDAAIAQSGAKTVHDLGKVMPIVMQQVKGRADGREVNALVRERLSI comes from the coding sequence ATGAGCCTTTTCGATCAGTTGACGGAAGACATGAAGGCCGCTATGAAAGCCGGTGATAAGGATCGGCTTTCGGCCATACGCCTGCTGCGCGGCGCGCTCAAGAACGAGGCGATCGACAAGCGGCGCGATCTAACGGCGGAGGAAGAGATCGCCGTCCTTGCCGCTGCCGCCAAAAAGCGCCAAGAGTCTATCGATGCCTATCGACAGGCAGGAAGAGAAGACCTGGCGCAAAAGGAAGAGCAGGAGTTGGCCCTCATTCGTTCCTATCTGCCGAAACAGCTTTCGCGCGAAGAGCTGCTCAACATTATCGATGCAGCAATCGCGCAAAGCGGCGCCAAAACCGTCCACGATCTCGGAAAGGTAATGCCCATCGTCATGCAGCAGGTCAAGGGTCGGGCAGACGGTCGCGAGGTCAATGCCCTTGTCCGCGAAAGGCTGAGCATTTAA
- the rpsU gene encoding 30S ribosomal protein S21: MPAVRVREGESFEKALRRFTKACEKSGLMSDIKKHQQYEKPSEARRRKLNAARRKMRKLMMMER; the protein is encoded by the coding sequence ATGCCTGCTGTACGTGTTCGCGAAGGCGAGTCCTTTGAAAAAGCATTGCGTCGATTCACCAAAGCGTGCGAAAAGTCCGGTTTGATGTCGGACATTAAAAAGCACCAGCAGTATGAAAAGCCCAGCGAGGCGCGTCGACGCAAGCTGAACGCTGCCCGACGAAAAATGCGCAAGCTGATGATGATGGAGCGCTGA
- a CDS encoding histidine triad nucleotide-binding protein, producing the protein MSCIFCRIISRQLPADIVFEDEQLLAFRDIAPQAPKHILIIPKRHIESVNDLRPEDAELAGKMVLLARDLANREGFDRRGYRLVMNCNHDGGQSVYHLHLHLLGGRIFRWPPG; encoded by the coding sequence ATGAGCTGTATTTTTTGTCGCATCATATCCCGTCAGTTGCCGGCGGATATCGTCTTTGAGGATGAGCAGCTGCTGGCTTTTCGGGATATTGCGCCGCAGGCCCCGAAGCATATTCTTATTATTCCCAAGCGGCATATTGAAAGCGTCAATGACTTGCGGCCGGAGGATGCTGAACTGGCCGGCAAAATGGTTCTTTTGGCGCGCGATCTGGCGAATCGTGAAGGATTCGACCGGCGCGGATACCGCCTGGTGATGAACTGCAATCATGACGGCGGTCAGTCGGTCTATCATTTGCATCTGCATCTGCTTGGGGGCCGAATTTTCCGTTGGCCGCCCGGATGA
- a CDS encoding 16S rRNA (uracil(1498)-N(3))-methyltransferase, whose product MDHRPAGVFLKRTDFVQFFVRPAAVSDRYFYLENEEAHHALRVLRKRVGETLFAADGCGNLYEGRIESVEPMRVCVEILKHEVGVGEPRMRLTLAAAPPKGESFDWVVEKGTELGVAVFQPLITQRTIIEPQSRLRRWRQKALSAMKQCGRSVLPEVREPVPFAEFCLRLPNPAFIAHEEADTPIHEFAAALRRAEEAAVLIGPEGGFTDEEIETAVKGGAEVISLGPRRLRSETAALAAVIRLLAIAEENG is encoded by the coding sequence ATGGATCATCGACCTGCAGGTGTCTTTTTGAAGCGCACGGACTTTGTTCAATTTTTCGTAAGACCGGCCGCCGTGAGCGATCGGTATTTTTACCTTGAGAACGAAGAAGCACATCACGCTTTACGGGTTTTGCGTAAACGCGTCGGCGAGACGCTCTTCGCCGCCGACGGCTGCGGCAACCTGTATGAAGGCCGGATCGAATCTGTCGAGCCGATGCGCGTATGTGTCGAGATACTCAAGCATGAGGTCGGCGTCGGCGAGCCGCGCATGCGTCTTACGCTTGCCGCTGCGCCGCCCAAAGGAGAATCTTTTGACTGGGTGGTGGAAAAGGGGACCGAATTGGGTGTGGCGGTTTTTCAGCCGCTCATCACGCAGCGGACGATCATCGAGCCGCAAAGCCGGCTGCGCCGATGGCGGCAAAAGGCGCTCAGCGCTATGAAACAGTGCGGACGCTCCGTTCTGCCTGAGGTGCGTGAACCGGTCCCGTTTGCCGAATTCTGCCTTCGGCTGCCGAATCCGGCGTTCATTGCGCACGAAGAGGCCGATACGCCGATACACGAGTTCGCTGCAGCGCTGCGCCGTGCCGAAGAAGCGGCCGTCTTGATCGGTCCGGAAGGCGGTTTTACGGATGAGGAGATCGAAACGGCGGTGAAAGGCGGCGCCGAAGTCATTTCGCTCGGCCCACGCCGTTTGCGCAGCGAAACGGCGGCATTGGCTGCAGTCATCAGGCTTTTGGCAATTGCGGAAGAAAACGGATAA